A section of the Gloeobacter violaceus PCC 7421 genome encodes:
- a CDS encoding TerC family protein, whose product MWEFLYDHLGFDLGVEPWDFAIIFALVFVEGALSADNAAVLAALTRTLPTDEERRRSLRYGIIGAFVFRFFAVLFAAWLIDNWPLKLAGALYLIYLAVSHFLKGKDEDEDVVAEEKKLLSNPLFRATLGRLSPFWRVIVLVELTDIAFSVDSITAAVAFSDKAWVVIVGGILGIVTMRFVAELFIKLIDRYVRLETAAFLAVGFIGFKMMTEVVANQLLPKLHFETPEWVVLGVVAAIFAWGFTKKNVESDVEEEASLRS is encoded by the coding sequence ATGTGGGAATTCCTCTACGACCACCTGGGCTTTGATCTCGGAGTTGAGCCTTGGGATTTTGCCATTATCTTTGCCCTGGTTTTCGTGGAAGGTGCTCTCAGTGCGGACAACGCCGCGGTGCTCGCCGCCCTCACCCGCACCCTGCCCACCGACGAAGAACGCCGTCGCTCGCTGCGCTACGGGATCATCGGCGCCTTTGTCTTTCGTTTTTTTGCAGTACTGTTCGCAGCCTGGCTGATCGACAACTGGCCGCTCAAGTTGGCTGGTGCCCTGTATTTGATTTATCTGGCGGTCAGCCACTTTCTCAAAGGCAAAGACGAAGACGAGGACGTGGTGGCCGAGGAGAAAAAGCTTCTGAGCAATCCGCTCTTTCGAGCGACGCTCGGGCGTCTGTCGCCCTTCTGGCGGGTGATCGTGCTGGTGGAACTGACCGACATCGCCTTTTCGGTCGATTCGATCACCGCAGCGGTGGCCTTCAGCGACAAAGCCTGGGTGGTAATCGTCGGCGGCATTCTGGGTATTGTCACGATGCGCTTTGTGGCGGAATTGTTCATCAAGCTCATCGACCGCTACGTGCGTCTGGAGACGGCGGCCTTTCTGGCGGTGGGCTTTATCGGCTTCAAGATGATGACCGAGGTAGTGGCAAACCAGCTGCTTCCCAAGCTCCACTTCGAGACGCCGGAGTGGGTAGTGCTCGGCGTCGTGGCGGCCATCTTCGCCTGGGGTTTTACAAAAAAAAATGTTGAAAGCGACGTCGAAGAAGAAGCGTCGCTGCGCTCGTAG
- a CDS encoding prolyl oligopeptidase family serine peptidase, with protein sequence MTSPFTYPPSRRDDQVDDYHGTPVADPYRWLEDAESPGTKAWVEAQNQVTFGFLETIPEREAIRERLTHIWNYERYGTPFREGGRYFLFKNTGLQNQSVLYTVPDLEGELRLLLDPNALSADGTVALSGLAVSDDGKYLAYGTSASGSDWQQWRVLDIETGEDLPDMVQWVKFSGASWLKDGKGFFYSRYDEPNAAGQFQDVNYFQKLYFHRLGTPQDQDVLVYERKDQKEWGFGGEVSEDGRYLVISVSQGTDPKNRVFYKDLADPASAVVELLPEADAAYEFIDNDGPLFWFTTDKDAPRGRVVAIDITQPLHLNELIPESEDTLQGVSILDNKFFANYLKDAHTQVRIYDLQGQYVGEVELLGIGSAGGFGGKRTDTETFYAFTSFTTPTTIYRYDIPTAKSTVLFQPKVDFDPTAYTTEQVFFNSKDGTRIPMFITYKKGTPRNALNPTYLYGYGGFNVSITPTFSPSNLLWLEMGGLYAVPNLRGGGEYGEDWHQAGTRLNKQNVFDDFLAAAEYLIANKYTSPEKLAIGGGSNGGLLVGAAMTQRPELFAAALPAVGVMDMLRFEQFTIGWAWVSDYGSSQDPEQFQALYAYSPLHNLKAGTRYPATLVTTADTDDRVVPGHSYKFTAALQAAQAGEGPVLIRIETKAGHGAGKPTTKLIEEAADRWAFLVANLRMQLKF encoded by the coding sequence GTGACTTCACCGTTTACCTACCCGCCATCGCGCCGCGACGATCAAGTGGACGACTACCACGGCACGCCGGTGGCCGATCCGTACCGCTGGCTGGAGGATGCCGAATCTCCCGGGACCAAAGCCTGGGTGGAAGCGCAAAACCAGGTGACGTTCGGCTTTCTGGAGACGATCCCTGAGCGCGAAGCGATCCGGGAACGGCTCACCCACATCTGGAATTACGAGCGCTACGGCACCCCTTTTCGGGAGGGAGGACGCTACTTTCTGTTCAAAAACACCGGTCTGCAAAACCAGAGCGTACTCTACACCGTGCCGGATCTTGAAGGCGAGTTGCGGTTGCTGCTCGATCCGAATGCGCTATCTGCAGACGGCACGGTGGCGCTTTCCGGTCTAGCGGTAAGCGACGACGGCAAGTATCTGGCCTATGGCACCTCCGCCTCCGGCTCCGACTGGCAGCAGTGGCGGGTGCTGGATATCGAGACGGGCGAGGATCTGCCGGATATGGTGCAGTGGGTCAAGTTTTCCGGTGCTTCCTGGCTTAAGGACGGCAAGGGCTTTTTCTACAGCCGCTACGACGAGCCGAACGCCGCCGGCCAGTTTCAGGATGTCAATTACTTTCAAAAGCTTTACTTCCACCGCCTGGGCACTCCGCAGGATCAAGACGTACTGGTCTACGAACGCAAAGATCAAAAAGAGTGGGGCTTCGGCGGCGAGGTGAGCGAGGACGGACGCTACCTCGTCATCAGCGTCAGCCAGGGCACCGACCCCAAAAACAGGGTGTTCTACAAAGATCTGGCCGACCCGGCTTCGGCGGTGGTCGAACTGTTGCCCGAGGCCGACGCCGCCTACGAATTTATCGACAACGACGGCCCGTTATTTTGGTTCACCACCGACAAGGACGCGCCGCGCGGACGGGTGGTGGCCATCGACATCACCCAACCTCTACACCTAAACGAGTTGATCCCCGAAAGCGAAGACACGCTGCAAGGGGTCAGCATTCTCGACAACAAATTTTTCGCCAATTATCTCAAAGACGCCCATACCCAGGTGCGCATCTACGACCTGCAAGGGCAGTACGTGGGAGAAGTCGAATTGCTGGGCATCGGCAGCGCCGGGGGCTTCGGCGGCAAGCGCACGGACACCGAGACGTTTTATGCCTTTACCAGCTTCACCACCCCCACCACCATCTACCGCTACGACATCCCCACTGCCAAAAGCACCGTGCTCTTCCAGCCTAAAGTCGACTTCGACCCCACCGCCTACACCACCGAGCAGGTCTTCTTCAACAGCAAGGACGGCACCCGCATCCCGATGTTCATCACCTATAAAAAAGGCACCCCCCGCAACGCCCTCAACCCTACCTACCTCTATGGCTACGGCGGTTTCAACGTTTCTATTACCCCCACTTTTTCACCCAGCAACCTGCTGTGGTTGGAAATGGGCGGCCTCTACGCCGTCCCCAACCTGCGCGGCGGCGGCGAGTACGGCGAGGATTGGCATCAGGCGGGCACCAGGCTCAACAAGCAAAACGTCTTCGATGACTTTCTCGCCGCGGCCGAATACCTGATCGCCAATAAATACACCTCGCCGGAGAAATTGGCGATCGGCGGCGGCAGCAACGGTGGTTTGCTGGTGGGAGCTGCCATGACCCAGCGCCCGGAGTTGTTTGCTGCTGCGCTGCCCGCGGTCGGGGTGATGGACATGCTGCGCTTTGAGCAGTTCACGATTGGCTGGGCGTGGGTGTCCGATTACGGCTCTTCGCAAGACCCCGAGCAGTTCCAGGCGTTGTATGCCTACTCGCCTTTGCACAACTTGAAGGCAGGGACACGCTACCCGGCGACGCTGGTGACGACGGCGGACACCGACGACCGGGTGGTGCCGGGACACAGTTACAAGTTCACAGCGGCGCTACAGGCGGCGCAGGCGGGCGAAGGACCGGTGTTGATCCGCATCGAGACGAAGGCGGGCCACGGAGCGGGCAAGCCGACCACCAAGCTGATCGAAGAAGCGGCGGACCGCTGGGCGTTTCTGGTGGCCAACCTCCGCATGCAACTGAAGTTTTGA
- a CDS encoding PDZ domain-containing protein, with translation MRFSSIGLWVVTVALGLSSATSGGAQTPTCPQREPQRFSGVGLEMGFDPAGSMSVLRAIENSPAARSGLQAGDRVVAVDGVPVAKLKGEAAARIRGEMGSSVNLTVRRGESDFDAVLTREEITVPPRSVVGIGVTLGASKKGEPMIQTVFPNSPASEAALRSGDVIVSVDGKPAGKAADGALQGLLRGEEGVAVLVGIRRNRLVTDYSITRLRFIPGC, from the coding sequence GTGCGCTTTTCCAGCATCGGTTTGTGGGTTGTCACCGTGGCGCTCGGCCTGAGCAGTGCCACTTCCGGTGGGGCACAGACCCCCACCTGCCCCCAGCGGGAGCCCCAGCGCTTTTCGGGTGTCGGTCTGGAGATGGGCTTCGATCCGGCAGGCTCGATGTCGGTACTGCGTGCCATAGAAAATAGCCCTGCCGCCCGCTCCGGTCTGCAGGCCGGGGACCGCGTCGTCGCCGTCGACGGTGTGCCGGTCGCCAAACTCAAAGGCGAAGCGGCTGCTCGCATCCGTGGTGAAATGGGCAGTTCGGTCAACCTGACGGTCCGCCGCGGCGAGAGCGACTTCGACGCGGTGCTGACGCGCGAAGAGATTACGGTGCCGCCGCGCTCAGTAGTGGGCATCGGCGTCACCCTGGGTGCCTCCAAAAAGGGCGAACCGATGATCCAGACGGTATTTCCCAACTCCCCAGCCTCCGAGGCCGCTTTGCGCAGTGGGGATGTGATCGTCTCTGTGGACGGCAAACCCGCGGGCAAAGCTGCGGACGGTGCGCTCCAGGGTCTGCTGCGCGGCGAAGAGGGCGTTGCCGTCTTGGTTGGCATTCGCCGTAACCGCCTGGTGACCGATTACAGCATCACTCGCCTGCGGTTCATCCCGGGCTGCTGA
- a CDS encoding secondary thiamine-phosphate synthase enzyme YjbQ, which yields MMHHQQILKLQTRGQSLYPITGAVGEVVNQSGVQMGLCTLFLRHTSASLLIQENADPDVLADLESFLAKLVPEDARSYRHNAEGPDDMPAHIRTALTHTSENIPVSDGRLVLGTWQGIYIWEHRRHRQLREVVVHIAGN from the coding sequence ATGATGCACCACCAGCAGATACTCAAGCTGCAGACCCGAGGCCAGTCTCTCTACCCTATCACCGGGGCAGTGGGCGAAGTGGTGAATCAATCCGGTGTACAGATGGGCTTATGCACCTTGTTTTTGCGCCACACTTCCGCCAGCCTGCTTATCCAGGAGAACGCCGATCCCGATGTACTGGCCGATCTGGAGAGCTTTTTGGCCAAGCTCGTGCCGGAGGACGCCCGGTCCTACCGCCACAACGCCGAGGGGCCGGACGATATGCCCGCCCATATTCGCACCGCCCTCACCCACACCAGCGAGAACATTCCGGTGAGCGACGGCCGACTGGTACTGGGCACCTGGCAGGGCATCTATATCTGGGAGCACCGCCGCCACCGCCAACTGCGCGAGGTCGTGGTGCACATCGCCGGAAATTAA